In a single window of the Acetivibrio clariflavus DSM 19732 genome:
- the cobK gene encoding precorrin-6A reductase encodes MKKVIVFAGTNEGRKLSTFLAENGVEVTAAVATGYGSLVMPDMPFLSVKEGRLSLEEITELIKSYDYIVDATHPYAKIISENVKEAAKRCGKAVMRLVRPSLEYENVLEFSSIEAACAYLNGTEGNIFVTTGSKELLPYSKIENYRERVFVRVLPTAEAIKACSDSGFSATNIICMQGPFSENMNLATMEQINAKFLVTKETGKSGGFQEKIDAARKLGTKVILIGRPCKEEGMTLEEMFIYFQKEFGITQEESLSHFPMFISLKNKKVVVIGGGRIATRRVQVLIRYGAELVVIAACQSESIKLLAGENKLTLIERNYLPGDLNGAFMAIAATDDRDVNEKVCNDARKEGIPVNVCDRKELCDFYFPAIFENGEVTGGLISKDGSNHKAAKETAARIREFLKNRREQT; translated from the coding sequence ATGAAAAAAGTGATTGTATTTGCAGGAACAAATGAAGGAAGAAAGTTAAGTACTTTTTTAGCCGAAAACGGTGTTGAGGTTACAGCAGCTGTAGCCACCGGATACGGTTCACTGGTGATGCCTGACATGCCTTTTTTGTCGGTAAAGGAGGGAAGGCTTTCCCTTGAAGAGATTACAGAACTTATAAAAAGCTATGACTATATTGTGGACGCAACACACCCTTATGCCAAAATCATTTCGGAGAATGTAAAGGAGGCTGCGAAAAGATGCGGCAAGGCTGTGATGAGGCTGGTAAGGCCTTCATTGGAATATGAAAATGTCCTAGAGTTTTCAAGCATAGAAGCAGCATGTGCCTATCTTAACGGTACAGAGGGAAATATTTTTGTGACAACCGGAAGTAAGGAGTTGCTGCCATATTCAAAAATCGAAAATTACAGAGAAAGAGTTTTTGTCAGAGTACTGCCAACGGCTGAGGCAATAAAGGCATGTTCGGATTCAGGCTTTAGCGCGACGAATATAATTTGCATGCAGGGACCCTTCAGTGAGAATATGAATTTGGCGACCATGGAACAAATCAATGCTAAGTTTTTGGTAACAAAGGAAACCGGGAAAAGCGGAGGCTTTCAGGAGAAGATTGATGCAGCAAGAAAGCTGGGGACAAAGGTTATATTGATAGGAAGGCCTTGTAAAGAAGAAGGCATGACGCTGGAGGAAATGTTTATATATTTTCAAAAGGAATTTGGAATTACGCAAGAAGAATCCTTGTCCCATTTTCCAATGTTTATTAGCCTGAAAAACAAAAAGGTTGTTGTCATCGGAGGGGGAAGGATTGCCACAAGAAGAGTCCAGGTTCTTATACGCTATGGCGCGGAGTTGGTTGTGATTGCTGCCTGCCAGTCGGAAAGTATAAAGCTTTTAGCCGGCGAAAACAAGCTTACACTAATTGAAAGAAATTACCTGCCGGGTGACCTGAATGGCGCTTTCATGGCAATTGCTGCAACGGACGACAGGGATGTGAATGAAAAGGTCTGCAATGACGCACGGAAAGAGGGGATTCCAGTAAATGTATGTGACAGAAAAGAGCTGTGCGATTTTTACTTCCCTGCTATATTTGAAAACGGGGAGGTTACAGGCGGACTGATTTCAAAGGACGGCAGCAACCATAAAGCGGCAAAGGAAACGGCTGCAAGAATAAGGGAATTCTTAAAGAACCGGAGGGAGCAAACATGA
- the cobJ gene encoding precorrin-3B C(17)-methyltransferase → MISIIGIGPGEKAQITPLAIEALKNSEVVAGYTLYIDIIKDLIEGKEIIATPMMQEVERCRMAALAAKGNKNVAMVSSGDAGIYGMAALMIEICEELGIREEIRVIAGITAASSAAAVLGAPLTHDFAVISLSNLLTKWEDIEKRLDLASQAGFVIVIYNPSSKKRADFLKKACEIVMRNISGDTMCGYVRNIGREGQTHKILPLKELKDEVVDMFTTVIIGNSTTRVINGKLVTPRGYRI, encoded by the coding sequence ATGATTAGTATTATTGGCATAGGGCCGGGAGAGAAAGCACAGATAACACCGCTTGCGATAGAGGCACTAAAAAACAGCGAGGTAGTTGCCGGATACACTTTATATATAGATATAATCAAAGATTTGATTGAGGGCAAGGAAATAATAGCAACCCCCATGATGCAGGAGGTAGAAAGGTGCAGGATGGCTGCGCTGGCTGCAAAAGGAAACAAAAATGTAGCTATGGTTTCAAGCGGAGACGCAGGGATTTACGGGATGGCGGCCCTGATGATTGAAATATGTGAGGAGCTTGGAATCCGTGAAGAGATCAGGGTCATAGCAGGAATTACTGCAGCAAGCTCTGCGGCAGCGGTTCTTGGAGCACCTTTAACACACGATTTTGCGGTAATATCCTTAAGCAACCTTCTTACAAAATGGGAGGACATTGAAAAGAGATTGGATCTGGCCTCGCAGGCCGGGTTTGTAATAGTGATTTACAATCCATCCAGCAAAAAGAGAGCGGATTTTCTTAAAAAAGCCTGTGAAATCGTGATGAGAAATATAAGCGGGGATACAATGTGCGGATATGTAAGAAATATAGGGCGAGAGGGACAAACTCACAAGATATTGCCGCTTAAAGAATTAAAAGACGAGGTGGTGGACATGTTTACCACAGTAATAATCGGAAATTCCACTACCAGGGTCATAAACGGGAAACTGGTAACTCCTAGGGGATACAGAATATAA
- the cobA gene encoding uroporphyrinogen-III C-methyltransferase, translating to MKKGFVVLVGAGPGDRGLLTLKGMEYIKKAEVVVYDRLVSDDILELIPDNAKKIDVGKESGRHPVPQEEINRILVDEALAGKLVIRLKGGDPFVFGRGGEELELLELNGIPFEVVPGITSAISAPAFAGIPITHRDYCSSFHVITGHQKKGEELSVNFKALVQSGGTLVFLMGISSLRQILDGLLAEGMDKHMPAAIIENGTRAGQRKILGTIENLYEKAVEKSVKSPAVIVVGKVCGLSDRFDWFSKRELMGVKIIVTRPKDSAGTLTAKLKELGADVIEYPCIEIKEIENNSRLERVVSNIKEYSWIVFTSKNGVNILFEYLKRQNKDIRILAGQKFAAIGSQTAETLAGYGIIADYIPEIFDGKHLAEGLCKIAGADEKILLLRALKGSAEITAVLKENERAFEDVPVYDTLYVNKGSRDIEALINGNPGIYVTFTSASTVEGFVGSIQGIDLGKITGICIGSQTSKAAEKYGIKHYISDEATIDSMISKITEVQYERNTATKTEK from the coding sequence ATGAAAAAGGGCTTTGTGGTTTTGGTAGGGGCAGGTCCGGGCGACAGGGGGCTTTTAACCCTTAAAGGAATGGAATATATAAAAAAGGCTGAGGTTGTTGTTTATGACAGGCTTGTTTCAGATGATATTCTGGAGCTGATACCGGACAATGCAAAAAAAATAGATGTGGGTAAGGAAAGCGGCAGGCATCCGGTGCCTCAGGAAGAAATCAACAGAATTCTTGTGGATGAAGCCTTAGCGGGAAAACTGGTAATAAGGTTAAAGGGTGGAGATCCCTTTGTATTCGGACGCGGCGGAGAAGAGCTGGAGCTTCTGGAGCTAAACGGGATTCCTTTCGAGGTGGTTCCGGGTATTACCTCAGCGATTTCTGCGCCTGCATTTGCAGGGATTCCCATAACCCACAGGGATTATTGCAGCAGCTTTCACGTCATAACGGGACATCAAAAGAAGGGCGAAGAGCTGTCGGTTAACTTCAAAGCACTTGTACAGTCAGGAGGCACATTAGTCTTTCTAATGGGGATTTCTTCTCTGCGACAAATACTTGATGGACTTTTGGCAGAAGGTATGGATAAGCATATGCCGGCTGCAATTATTGAAAATGGAACAAGAGCCGGTCAGAGAAAAATTCTGGGCACAATTGAAAACCTTTATGAAAAGGCTGTAGAGAAAAGCGTCAAATCTCCTGCCGTTATTGTGGTAGGAAAGGTTTGTGGTCTGAGTGACAGATTTGACTGGTTTTCAAAAAGAGAGCTCATGGGTGTGAAAATCATTGTAACAAGACCTAAGGACTCTGCCGGTACATTGACCGCCAAGCTTAAGGAACTGGGTGCAGATGTTATAGAATATCCATGCATTGAGATAAAGGAAATTGAAAATAACAGCCGGTTGGAAAGAGTAGTAAGCAACATCAAAGAGTACTCATGGATTGTTTTTACAAGTAAAAACGGAGTTAATATCCTGTTTGAATATTTGAAGAGGCAAAACAAGGACATTAGAATTCTGGCCGGTCAAAAATTTGCCGCTATCGGGAGTCAGACTGCTGAAACGCTTGCCGGCTACGGAATTATAGCAGACTACATACCTGAGATTTTTGACGGAAAGCATCTGGCGGAAGGGCTTTGTAAAATAGCGGGTGCTGATGAAAAAATACTTCTTTTGAGAGCTTTAAAGGGTAGTGCTGAAATAACGGCTGTTCTAAAAGAAAATGAAAGAGCATTTGAAGATGTTCCGGTATATGATACCTTATATGTCAATAAGGGAAGCCGGGACATAGAGGCTCTAATAAATGGTAATCCAGGCATTTATGTGACATTTACGAGCGCATCGACTGTTGAAGGCTTTGTCGGATCAATACAAGGAATTGACTTAGGCAAGATAACGGGAATATGTATTGGCAGCCAAACTTCAAAAGCTGCTGAAAAATATGGAATCAAGCACTATATATCGGATGAGGCAACCATTGATTCAATGATAAGTAAAATTACGGAGGTGCAATATGAACGCAATACGGCCACGAAGACTGAGAAATGA
- the hemC gene encoding hydroxymethylbilane synthase → MKTVRVGSRDSGLAVIQAQMVIDAIKKYDSNIEVELVTMKTTGDRILDKTLDKIGGKGLFVKELDEALRNGGVDITVHSYKDMPMEINSELPVVALSEREDERDVLILPANQGDKSKPLGCSSKRRMLQLKALGFDNIEPLRGNVITRLKKLDDGEYCGIILAAAGIKRLGLENRISRYFTTEEIMPAACQGIIAVQTRKGEDTRYLANFHSERSKIVSDAERAFVAALDGGCSSPVAAYAYFENDKLVLRGLYVNEEKNIAIKGIEYGRAEDAVKMGISLAKRLKGEAC, encoded by the coding sequence ATGAAAACAGTGAGAGTTGGCAGCAGGGACAGTGGACTTGCAGTCATACAGGCTCAGATGGTCATAGATGCCATAAAAAAATACGACAGTAATATAGAAGTTGAATTAGTCACCATGAAAACAACAGGGGACAGAATTTTAGACAAAACCCTTGATAAAATCGGTGGCAAGGGATTGTTTGTTAAGGAATTGGACGAAGCGCTGCGAAACGGAGGTGTGGATATAACTGTACACAGTTACAAGGATATGCCCATGGAAATTAATTCTGAATTACCCGTGGTGGCCTTGTCGGAACGGGAAGACGAGAGGGATGTTCTCATCCTTCCTGCAAATCAAGGTGATAAAAGCAAGCCGCTAGGGTGCTCCAGCAAAAGAAGGATGCTGCAGCTTAAAGCTCTTGGCTTTGACAATATCGAGCCACTCAGAGGGAATGTTATCACCAGGCTAAAAAAGCTGGATGACGGAGAATACTGTGGAATTATTCTGGCTGCCGCCGGGATTAAGAGGCTTGGACTGGAAAACAGGATCAGCAGGTATTTTACAACGGAAGAAATAATGCCTGCGGCCTGTCAGGGAATCATTGCCGTTCAGACCAGGAAAGGTGAAGATACACGCTATCTCGCTAATTTCCATAGTGAAAGGTCAAAAATAGTTTCCGATGCCGAACGTGCCTTTGTTGCCGCTTTGGATGGAGGCTGCTCATCGCCGGTTGCAGCTTATGCATATTTCGAAAACGATAAATTAGTGCTAAGAGGGCTCTATGTGAACGAAGAAAAAAATATAGCAATAAAAGGTATAGAGTATGGCAGGGCTGAAGATGCAGTCAAAATGGGTATTTCGCTTGCAAAGAGGCTCAAGGGGGAGGCGTGCTGA
- a CDS encoding cobalt-precorrin 5A hydrolase: MRITLISFTQKSSLLCKRLVDYLKEEGHSIVAYSKYGGGELLQMEDNLSALTGKAFEDSNSIIFIGAAGIAVRAIAPFLKNKASDPAVIVINETGEYVIPILSGHLGGANSLAHKLASFLGGRAIITTATDINGVFSVDVWTKENGLHILNIENIKYISAALLKGQKIGFRCDFPVEGELPEFFTKDTTDYGIYIYDHKKQNADKQPFKNTLFLCPKLFAVGVGCRKGIPEEILEEVFLETLAAENIPKNLVYCVATIDIKKEEEAIIRLCDKFRYCLKLYTNKELMEAKGSFSSSGFVRAVTGVDNVCERAAILASNHGKLIMGKRARDGVTVAIAERAWRCSF, encoded by the coding sequence ATGAGGATAACCTTGATTTCCTTTACCCAAAAGAGCTCACTCTTATGTAAGCGCCTGGTTGATTATCTTAAAGAAGAGGGACATTCTATCGTTGCATATTCAAAGTATGGAGGCGGCGAGCTGCTTCAGATGGAAGACAATCTTAGCGCACTTACAGGAAAAGCCTTTGAGGACAGCAATTCAATAATATTTATTGGAGCTGCCGGTATAGCCGTAAGAGCAATTGCGCCATTCCTTAAAAATAAGGCATCCGACCCGGCGGTCATTGTGATAAATGAAACAGGAGAATATGTGATTCCCATATTGTCAGGGCATTTGGGCGGTGCAAACAGCCTGGCCCATAAATTGGCGTCTTTTTTGGGAGGAAGGGCAATTATTACTACTGCTACAGATATTAACGGCGTTTTTTCGGTTGATGTGTGGACAAAGGAAAACGGTCTTCATATTTTGAACATAGAAAACATAAAGTATATTTCTGCCGCATTGCTGAAAGGTCAAAAAATTGGTTTTCGCTGTGATTTTCCGGTGGAAGGTGAATTACCGGAATTCTTTACAAAGGATACAACTGATTACGGAATATATATATATGATCACAAAAAGCAAAATGCGGACAAGCAGCCTTTTAAAAATACATTATTTTTGTGCCCTAAGCTATTTGCTGTGGGAGTGGGATGCCGGAAAGGAATTCCGGAAGAGATATTGGAAGAAGTATTTCTTGAAACACTGGCGGCAGAGAACATACCAAAGAATCTTGTTTACTGTGTTGCAACCATTGATATAAAAAAAGAAGAAGAGGCAATTATACGGCTTTGTGACAAATTCAGATACTGTCTTAAGCTTTATACCAATAAAGAGCTTATGGAGGCTAAAGGGAGCTTTTCATCATCGGGGTTTGTAAGGGCTGTTACAGGTGTGGATAATGTCTGTGAAAGAGCGGCCATACTGGCCAGCAATCATGGGAAATTGATAATGGGAAAAAGAGCTAGAGATGGAGTCACTGTTGCTATCGCAGAAAGGGCATGGAGGTGTAGCTTTTGA
- the hemA gene encoding glutamyl-tRNA reductase has protein sequence MNIIMAGVDYRSASLELREKVGFNKNQIRDILAKINKEACVSGVVLISTCNRTEAYISLSHCEEADPVEIFCNAANLDDDMKKCFYVKKGEDLAVYLFELACGIHSMIFGEDQILTQVKEAMLIAIDEGASDAALNTLFRCAITCAKKVKTQLVLNAVSPSVAGQSVQLVSEYIEKKAGCKALVIGNGVVGRKVCEELIAKGCEVHITTRTHNNKSIIVPTGCKVIPYHDRESLIPYVDILISATSSPHQTVTIDMIDRCANKPKYIIDLAVPRDIDPEVGKINGILYYNIDSLGETARKDNSKEISAMKSLIAEHIENFNKWYDQRKRLMAVK, from the coding sequence TTGAATATAATCATGGCTGGAGTTGATTATCGCAGCGCAAGCCTGGAATTAAGAGAAAAGGTTGGGTTCAACAAAAATCAAATAAGAGATATTCTAGCCAAAATAAATAAGGAGGCTTGTGTTTCCGGAGTGGTTTTGATTTCAACCTGCAACCGCACAGAGGCGTACATTTCATTAAGCCATTGCGAAGAAGCGGATCCGGTTGAAATATTCTGCAATGCTGCCAATCTTGATGATGATATGAAGAAGTGTTTTTATGTTAAAAAGGGTGAAGATTTGGCGGTTTATCTTTTTGAGCTTGCCTGTGGAATTCACTCAATGATATTTGGAGAAGACCAGATATTGACGCAGGTTAAAGAAGCAATGCTGATTGCTATTGATGAGGGAGCAAGCGATGCGGCATTGAACACACTTTTCAGGTGCGCCATAACCTGTGCCAAAAAGGTAAAGACTCAGCTGGTGCTCAATGCCGTTTCGCCTTCGGTAGCCGGGCAGTCGGTACAACTGGTAAGTGAATATATTGAAAAAAAAGCAGGTTGCAAAGCGTTGGTTATCGGTAACGGAGTAGTTGGAAGAAAAGTTTGTGAGGAACTGATTGCAAAGGGATGTGAGGTCCACATAACTACCAGAACCCACAACAACAAAAGCATAATTGTTCCTACAGGCTGTAAAGTTATTCCGTATCACGACAGGGAGTCATTGATACCATATGTGGATATTTTAATAAGCGCAACATCAAGTCCCCATCAGACTGTTACTATCGATATGATTGACAGATGTGCAAATAAGCCCAAATACATTATTGATCTTGCAGTACCCAGGGACATAGACCCTGAGGTCGGGAAGATAAACGGTATACTGTACTACAATATTGACAGCCTTGGGGAAACCGCACGGAAGGACAATTCTAAGGAAATATCAGCCATGAAGAGTTTGATAGCAGAGCATATTGAGAATTTTAACAAATGGTATGACCAAAGAAAACGACTTATGGCGGTAAAATAA